The Chloroflexota bacterium region GAGGTGGGGCAGATGCGGCGAAGAGGGTTGGTGGAGAGGGCTCCCCTCCCGGCCCCTGGATACCGGCATCCGCCGGTATGGAGGCGGTGGGTGTTGGTTGGGGCTGAGGTTGTTGTGGTGGGGGTGCCCCACGTGCGCCGGGCCTCTGGATTCCCCCGCTTTCGCGGGGGCAGGCTCTGCCTGCGCAGGAATGACGCGAAGGTGGGGCAGATGCGGCGAAGAGGGTTGGTGGAGAGGGTGCCCCGCCCTGCCTCTGGATACCGGCGTTCGCCGGTATGGAGAACCCTGGGTGCGGCTACCCGGCCATGCGGTCTGCCAGCCAGTCAAACATTCTGTCGGTGAAGAGGCTGCGGACCAGGAGGACGGGGCGGGCGTACTGGCCGGCGACGTAGCGGGTCTTGGGGCGGCGGGCGCGCAGGGCCTTCGAGATGGCGTTGGCGATTACTGTGGGCGGGGAGCCGTGCGGGCCTGAACGGTCCATGCGGCTGGTTATTCTGCCAGCGATTTCGGCGTAGGGGGAGCCGGTGGAACGCTCGGCCATCGGGCTGAAGGCGATGCCGCCGAACTCGGTGCGGATGAGACCGGGCTCGACGATGACGACGTCGATGCCGAAGCGCTTCAGCTCCCACCTCAGGCAGTCGGACCAGCCCTCGATGGCGTGCTTTGTGGCGTGGTACCAGGAGCCGAGGGGGGTGTAGACCTTGCCGGCGACGGAGGAGACGTTCACGATCCTGCCCGCTT contains the following coding sequences:
- a CDS encoding oxidoreductase, with the translated sequence MSKQRAGRTVLVTGASAGIGKSTAERLLREGYTVYAAARRVENMRGLEDLGAVALKMDVTREEDLVAAVERITAEHGGVDVLVNNAGFGLFGAMEDISLDDARYQFEVNLFGLARLTQLVLPHMREQKAGRIVNVSSVAGKVYTPLGSWYHATKHAIEGWSDCLRWELKRFGIDVVIVEPGLIRTEFGGIAFSPMAERSTGSPYAEIAGRITSRMDRSGPHGSPPTVIANAISKALRARRPKTRYVAGQYARPVLLVRSLFTDRMFDWLADRMAG